The following is a genomic window from Crossiella equi.
GCGGTCACGCGGCAGAAGTTCAAGGCCCCGATCAACCCGATGTCCTTCGCCCGCGGCTCCCGCGCGGTCAAGCGGCTGCTGGGCATCGTGCGGCTCGTGCACCGCAAGTGAGCCGGTGGGCGCGCGCCGGGACCCCCGACCCCGGCGCGCGTCCCGCCTCAGCCCAGGAAGCGCTCGAGGTCGTCCAGTACGGAGTTGGCGGCCAGCACGCCCAGGCCCAGGTACCAGGTCTCGTCGTTGACGTTGTGCGCCTTGCCCGCCTTCACCGCGCCCAGCTGCTGCCAGAGCGGGGAGCCCAGCACGTCCTTCTGCGCGGTCTTGGCCGGGTCGCCGTAGGTGCCGATGAAGATCTGGTCCGCGTCGGCCTTGGCCAGGTTCTCCGTGCTCACCTCGACCGCCAGGTCGTCGACCTGCTGGTCCTTCGGGCGTGGCAGCTTGGCGTCGGCGAGCACCGTGCCGATCAGGGACTTCTGCGCGTACAGGCGGATGCGGCCCGGCATGAAGCGCACCATGGAGATGGTCGGGCGCTTGCCCTGCTTGGCCTCGACCCGCTCGCCGGTGGTGACCGCCCGCGCCTCGAAGTTCTTGATCATCTTGTCCGCGTCCGCCACCCGGTCCAGCGCCGCCGCGTTCAGGCGGAAGTTCTCCTTCCACGTGTAACCGGGGCGGAGGCTGAACACCGTGGGCGCGATGGCCGACAGCGTCGCGTACTGCTGCTCGGCGCGCAGCTTGCTGCCCAGGATCAGGTCCGGGTTCAGCTTCTTGATCGTCTCCAGCTTCAGCGCGCTCACGCTGCCCACGTTCTCCGGGGCACCGGCCCGCTCGCCGAGGTAGGCGGGCATGGTGGGCGAGCCCTCGGTGTAGGCCACGCCGACCGGCTTGATGCCCAGTGCCACCACGTTGTCCAGCTCGCCGGTGTCCAGCACGACCACGCGCTCCGGCTTCTTCGGCAGGGTCGTCTCGCCCATGCCGTGCTTGACCACGCGCGGGAACACACCCGGTGCCGCCGTGGTGCCGAACTGGGCGGACTGCTCGCCCGCCTTGCCGAAGTCCGCGCCGCCGACCGCCACCGCGGGCACGTCCGCGGGCTTCGCGCCGCCGCAGCCCGCGACCAGCGCGAGCAGGCCGGCCGTGGCCGCCACCGAGAGACGCTTGAGACCAACTGCCACCGAGTGCTCCTGTCAAGCTGAGGTTAGGCTCACCATAACTCCGGGAAAGCGCATGTCAGCCACCCGGCAGATGTGCGCTTTGGCACCACGGCGACGGCGGTGTAGTAAAGACGATCAGTCCCCAACGGCGAGGAGTCCGGCGTGAAGAAGATCATCAATGATCCGGCGGACGTGGTATCCGAGTCCCTGCAAGGGTTCGCGCTGGCCCACGCCGACCTGGTGGTGGTGCGCCCGGACCCGGCCGTGGTGCACCGCGCGGACGCGCCGGTGGCGGGCAAGGTCGCGCTGGTCTCCGGGGGCGGCTCCGGCCACGAACCGCTGCACGCCGGTTTTGTCGGCCCCGGCATGCTCGACGCCGCGGTGCCCGGCCCGGTGTTCACCTCGCCCACGCCGGACGGCGTGCAGGCCGGGATCGAGGCGGTCAGCGCCGGTGCGGGCGTGCTGCTGGTCGTGAAGAACTACACCGGGGACATCCTCAACTTCGAGACCGCGGCGGAGCTCGCGGGCATCGACGGCACCGAGATCCGCACCGTGGTGGTCGACGACGACGTCGCGGTCAAGGACTCGCTCTACACCGCGGGCCGCCGGGGCGTGGCGGGCACCGTGCTGGTGGAGAAGATCGCCGGTGCCGCCGCCCAGCGCGGGGACGACCTGGCCGCGGTCGAGGCGGTGGCGCGCAAGGTGGTCGCGGGCACCCGCACGCTCGGCCTGGCGCTGAGCGCGTGCACCGTGCCACACGCGGGCAGCCCGAGCTTCACCCTGGCCGAGGACGAGCTGGAGCTGGGCATCGGCATCCACGGCGAGCCCGGCCGCGCGCGCCTGCCGATGGAGCCCGCCGACGCGCTGGTCGAGCGCCTGGTGGCCGCGGTCGTCGCGGACCTGCCCTTCGCCGAGGGCGATGAGGTGCTGTTGCTGACCAACGGCATGGGCGGCACCCCGCAGGTCGAGCTCTACCTCGCGCACGGCATCGCCGAGCGGCTGCTGGCCGAGCGCGGCATCACCGTCCGGCGGCGGCTGGTCGGCTCCTACGTGACCAGCCTGGAGATGCAGGGCCTGAGCCTGACCCTGCTCAAGCTGGACGACGAACTGGTTGATCTTTGGGACGCGCCGGTGCGGACGGCGGCACTGCGGTGGGGGATGTGATGGGCTGTTCGGTGGCGGAGCTGGTCGACGCGTTGCGGCACGCGGCGGAGGTGGTGGTGGCACACCGGGACGAGCTCGTCGAGCTGGACCGGGCCATCGGCGACGCCGACCACGGCGAGAACCTGCGCAGGGGCTTCACCGCGGTGCTCTCCACAGTGGACGGAGGAGGATGGGCGAGTCCGGCCGAGGTCTTGAAATCGGTGGCGAAGACGCTGATCTCCACGGTCGGCGGGGCGGCGGGTCCGCTGTACGGCACCGCCTTCCTCCGTGCCGCGACCGCGGTGGACGGGCGGAGCGAGCTGGACGGCGCCGCCGTCGCCGCGGCGCTGCGGGCCGCGGTGGACGGGGTGGTGGCCAGGGGCAAGGCGGAGCCCGGCGACAAGACGATGGTGGACGCGCTGTCCCCGGCCGCCGACGCCGCCCGGACCGCGGCGGACGGTGGTGCGGGCACTGCCGAGGTGCTGCTGGCGGCCGCCGAGGCGGCGGAGCGCGGCGCGGCGGCGACGGAGCCCCT
Proteins encoded in this region:
- a CDS encoding ABC transporter substrate-binding protein gives rise to the protein MAATAGLLALVAGCGGAKPADVPAVAVGGADFGKAGEQSAQFGTTAAPGVFPRVVKHGMGETTLPKKPERVVVLDTGELDNVVALGIKPVGVAYTEGSPTMPAYLGERAGAPENVGSVSALKLETIKKLNPDLILGSKLRAEQQYATLSAIAPTVFSLRPGYTWKENFRLNAAALDRVADADKMIKNFEARAVTTGERVEAKQGKRPTISMVRFMPGRIRLYAQKSLIGTVLADAKLPRPKDQQVDDLAVEVSTENLAKADADQIFIGTYGDPAKTAQKDVLGSPLWQQLGAVKAGKAHNVNDETWYLGLGVLAANSVLDDLERFLG
- the dhaK gene encoding dihydroxyacetone kinase subunit DhaK, with the translated sequence MKKIINDPADVVSESLQGFALAHADLVVVRPDPAVVHRADAPVAGKVALVSGGGSGHEPLHAGFVGPGMLDAAVPGPVFTSPTPDGVQAGIEAVSAGAGVLLVVKNYTGDILNFETAAELAGIDGTEIRTVVVDDDVAVKDSLYTAGRRGVAGTVLVEKIAGAAAQRGDDLAAVEAVARKVVAGTRTLGLALSACTVPHAGSPSFTLAEDELELGIGIHGEPGRARLPMEPADALVERLVAAVVADLPFAEGDEVLLLTNGMGGTPQVELYLAHGIAERLLAERGITVRRRLVGSYVTSLEMQGLSLTLLKLDDELVDLWDAPVRTAALRWGM
- the dhaL gene encoding dihydroxyacetone kinase subunit DhaL is translated as MGCSVAELVDALRHAAEVVVAHRDELVELDRAIGDADHGENLRRGFTAVLSTVDGGGWASPAEVLKSVAKTLISTVGGAAGPLYGTAFLRAATAVDGRSELDGAAVAAALRAAVDGVVARGKAEPGDKTMVDALSPAADAARTAADGGAGTAEVLLAAAEAAERGAAATEPLVARKGRASYLGERSAGHLDPGARSSSLLLRALATHAGGAR